The following proteins are co-located in the Flavobacteriales bacterium genome:
- a CDS encoding helix-turn-helix transcriptional regulator, whose product MATKKKKSYSLSEMKDKYIGKVGTAERDAYEYELRMDVLGKMIKTARQERHLTQEELGKLVGVQKAQISKLESSANSATIDTILKVFKALKAEINFNVRLEDNYVKLA is encoded by the coding sequence ATGGCAACCAAGAAAAAAAAATCATACTCGCTTTCAGAAATGAAAGACAAGTACATCGGTAAGGTTGGAACCGCTGAACGTGACGCGTATGAGTACGAACTTCGAATGGATGTGTTGGGTAAAATGATTAAAACCGCAAGACAGGAAAGGCATCTGACACAAGAAGAACTTGGTAAACTTGTAGGGGTTCAGAAAGCTCAAATCTCCAAACTTGAAAGCAGTGCGAACAGCGCAACCATTGATACCATTTTGAAAGTCTTCAAAGCATTAAAGGCAGAGATTAATTTTAATGTAAGGCTTGAAGATAACTATGTGAAACTCGCTTGA
- a CDS encoding Fic family protein yields the protein MAKYIYEYKNWIDFSWQDKAISAVFGEVRLMQGKIVGQMNALGFSTKAEATLTALTLDVVKSSEIEGELLNYDQVRSSIARRLGINTAGLIPSSRHIEGVVEMMLDATQHHALALTEKRLVGWHAALFPTGYSGPYKIEVGRYRTSEMQIVSGAMGKEKVHYEAVKPGLVKAEMDKFLDWFNNDNRLDPVLKAAIAHFWFIIIHPFDDGNGRIGRAITDMLLARAEGSGERFYSMSSQILTERKRYHQVLQKVQYSSGDITEWLEWFLHCLKNAMLATENTTQKILRKAEFWKLHEHTPINERQRLMLNKLFDGFEGKLQTSKWAKMAKTSTDTALRDIKDLVEKGILQQTDEGGRNVNYELVDFKLE from the coding sequence ATGGCAAAATACATTTACGAGTATAAAAACTGGATAGATTTTTCCTGGCAGGATAAAGCCATTAGTGCCGTATTCGGTGAGGTGCGGCTTATGCAGGGTAAAATAGTAGGGCAAATGAATGCTTTGGGCTTTTCTACTAAAGCAGAGGCCACGCTTACGGCCTTAACCTTAGACGTAGTCAAATCATCGGAAATAGAAGGCGAATTGCTGAACTATGACCAGGTGCGATCATCCATTGCAAGGCGTTTGGGTATCAATACGGCAGGACTTATACCTAGCAGCCGTCACATAGAAGGTGTGGTGGAAATGATGCTTGATGCCACTCAACACCATGCGTTAGCTTTAACCGAAAAACGTTTGGTTGGTTGGCATGCTGCACTATTTCCTACGGGGTATAGCGGGCCATACAAAATTGAGGTGGGACGATACCGCACAAGTGAAATGCAAATAGTCTCCGGAGCAATGGGCAAAGAAAAAGTGCATTACGAAGCCGTAAAGCCCGGATTGGTAAAAGCAGAAATGGACAAGTTTTTGGATTGGTTCAACAACGACAACCGACTTGACCCGGTATTGAAAGCTGCCATAGCACACTTCTGGTTTATAATCATTCACCCATTTGATGATGGAAACGGCAGAATTGGAAGAGCCATAACCGATATGTTGCTTGCCCGTGCCGAGGGTAGTGGAGAACGTTTTTACAGTATGTCGAGCCAAATACTAACGGAACGTAAACGCTATCATCAAGTATTGCAGAAAGTGCAATACAGTTCCGGCGACATAACCGAGTGGCTCGAATGGTTTTTGCATTGCCTGAAAAATGCCATGCTCGCCACAGAAAATACCACGCAAAAAATATTGCGTAAAGCTGAATTCTGGAAACTACACGAACATACACCTATCAACGAGCGCCAACGATTAATGCTCAACAAACTCTTTGACGGTTTTGAAGGGAAATTGCAAACTTCCAAATGGGCTAAAATGGCCAAAACTTCTACGGACACCGCCTTACGGGACATAAAGGATCTGGTAGAAAAAGGCATCTTGCAGCAAACAGATGAGGGAGGACGAAATGTGAACTACGAACTGGTCGACTTTAAATTAGAATAA